The sequence aacttactactatacatatgtatataaaaacactattcatttatttttaaaaaaaaagcaaataaataaattttgtgaaataatatattcattttttattaaaaatggtGGAATCATATATAGTCGAATAAGAACGTTACTCACACATGTATTAATCATATTAAGACATAAGATAGTTGATGAAAAAAGTAcaaatcattataataaaaaaatatatataacacatgACATTTCTGAAATAGAAAATACAAACAAAACCATAACAAATAATGTGggtaaagaaattaaaaaaaaagaacaagaaaatgataaatattattataataattgtttgacaaaaaaaaatatatgtaatgacatacatacatattcaaatatatttacactagaggggaaaaaaaaaaaagattctcataaagaaaattataacaatGAAATAATAACCCAAAAAGagtataacaaaataagaaaaaatttttataaatataaaaattattatgaatattttaaaaaatacaaagaTGACGATACTTGTGATAACTTAtcattatatgaaaatgaaatTCTAGACaagaataatttttattttttatccaagaaaaaaaaaaaagaatttcaAGTCATCGAACAAGGAGaaaacaaattattttttaataataagaaaacaaATGGGCAagataataacatatatgaaatggaagaagaaataaagaatactaatagatatatacattcaaataatatcaatataaataaaatatctaCAGATACTTCTCTATATTGTCCTTCCTCTTCAAcagaacaaataaataaatcacaATATCATAAaacaaatgatgataaaaatgataaatcatttttatcttaCGAAAAAGAAGGACCAATACAAtgcagaaaaaaaattaatgtaattaaaaaaaaaaaaataaagatatattataaacactACCATCACGTTGaagatataaacaaaaaggtaataataataaataataacaataataataataatatcaataataacaataatatcaataataacaataataacaataataacaataataacaataataacaataataacaataataacaataataacaataataacaataataacaatttcaTATGCTTAGAAAATAATGTGAAAATGTTTTTATCAAATTTTAAAAGGAAGATGGAAATTTACAAATTTTTACAAATGGTATATAAAGTTCTTCTcttattaaacatatatttaatattttctattaAAGGAATActaatttatatgaatatatattattttatattccaAAACACACAttctcttttttcttttcataaatgctttttaattttattgcAGTGttgttatttttgtttttcccgtctatatgtatatgaataTAGAAAGTTgaaaaaatgatttatttatatatattatttgttttaatttacttattatttatttgtaatgctttatacatttatttatttatacatttatttatttattttattattatctccGCCATGTGGACACATATAAgacatttttttgttgtacGTCTTCATTTATTGtagcatattatataaacacaAATTGATATATCTCCAATTTTTTCAGATAAAcagatatttttatttgttgtaCTTAagataataaatgatatttaaaaaatttttaaatagtttattcttttcttcttttttttttttttttttcaataaaaatgtaaataaaaatgtaaataaaaatgtaaataaaaatgaaaataaaaatatgaattacaCAAGTTAAatagataatatatgaaccattatggataaataaatatatttcttctattttccaaaattaaaaaaaaaaaaaaaaaaaaactaacatatataaaatataagaatatatgatcatataagggatatgtatatgtacatacaaatatatataactacttttatatatatatatatatatatatatatttgtgtggACATAAAAACATCCATTTTTGTTTGTTGGTATCTTTTTTATCTGTTAGCTTTTGCTACTCTTTCAATTTcatctttctttttaatagCATAAGAACTAGAAGATTCATTAGCGCAATTAATGATTTCTTCTGCTAAACATTCAGATATAGATTTAATGTTTCTAAAAGCTGCATTTCTGGCACCTGTACAAATTAAATAGATAGCTTGATTTACTCTTCTTAATGGAGAAACATCAACTGCTTGTCTTCTAACAACACCTGCTGATCCAATTCTTGTTGAATCTTCTCTGGGTCCACCTTTTTGTACTGCATTTACAAAAACTTGTAGAGGGTTTTCTCCTGTcattaaatgaataatttCAAAAGCATAAGCTACGATTCTTATtgcttttaatttttttccattattCCTTCCATGCATCATCATAGAATTAACCAATCTTTCTACAATTGGACATAAGGCCTTTCTAAACCTTTTCTTTTGATAACGTCCAGCGGTATGTGGTGTATAAACACATGCCTTTTGTGATACAGCTATACAATCCAcctaaaaaagaaaaataatttatatatatatatgtatatacatatgtatatatatatatatatatatatatatatatatatatatatatatttatttattttttttttttttcccttacCAAAGATAAGTCAGCAATATTGATCTCTTCATATGaccattttttaaaaagttttATATCAGCCGTTGTTGTTTCCATTCTTTCAAAAAATTATCTAAATAAAAAggacaataaatatatatatttatataatatactttaAACTacttaatataatatgtaacaTACAcgattatatattcttacaATAAAATCTTAAtcaacaaacaaacaaaaaaaaaatgaataaaatacatatattattttatatatataataatttttttcatataacacaaaaaatatatccttttctttttctaaaatGAGAATATTCAAAAGaagaatttaaaattttaaataatgaatatatatattattttcttttcatatatatatatatatatataatatatatatttttatatagatctcttttcttattttttatttttttataatatatatatatatatatatatatatatatatatatatttatatatataatattttattaccttttttttttttttttttatttctttttttaattcgattaatatattatatttaccaatttttcttaaaatttcataatttttaaaatttataaaaaaattaaaaatataaaaattgtggaatttatatttttattttattttatattttttattatttttttttaaagattcctttttttgcttttttttttttatatgtatacatatctGTATATTTAGATATtgcaatataatatatatatatatataaattatatatactttttgttttgaaaaaaagaaataatttaatttacattttttttttttttttttaaaccttAGAAAAAAAGCttttacaatatattaatattatttatgtacatTCAACGGTgtatatcaaaataatatattattattatatatgttatttatattataatatatatatatatatatatatatatataatatatatatgtataatataataaaacatggcaaataatatataaaaagttaattttatataatatatagggtattattatatattaatcaataatatattatatatctattataattatattttcttaatatatagtcatatatatataatattattatacatatatattattatgtatattatacataattaatatatgtaataaaaatattgcaagaggaagaaaaattataaaccAAAAAAACCCCTTATACATACATCCtcacatattattatatattttatatatatatttcattataataccataataaattattataatatataatatatatattatatatatatattattatatatattttatatatattttataaggtatgtttttttttttttttttcaaaaagtattattataatacaataatataaatataaaatatattaaaataaatatgatccTAAtactattataaatatatatataaaatatattaaccttttttatttatgtacttttgaaaaaaagaccttttcatattattttaaagttataaataaaaataaattataatatataagttatttttattaacatgaaaaaaataataaatgaaacaTAAAACGTatcttattttaataaaaaagaaaaaactgaattataataaaatcatttaaaataagctataagaaaatatacatttattaatattatatatatatatatatatatatatatatatttatatatatttatatatattttcctttttaagtataaaattataatatggaATTAAAcagtataataatttttataaggtTCTAAAGGTTTTAATTtatcctcttttttttttttttttttatatattttttctctaTCGGAATATATGCAatgacatattttttaattgataATCTGAAAGGTTAAGAATAAAATagtttattaatattatataagtgCTATcatatgatgatataaaacataataattccatgttatttaaaaaataaaaaagaagcaaATATATTTCACAAATATGTTTTGATATAACCTCATATGAAATAACTTTTATGCGAAAAAAAGTAACACCCCATTGCAGGTgattaaaaataagaataatataataataattataaataacaatCCTTTTTACTAATTTTGCAAAGCTTTTATTTCTACATGTACAATTATGTAGCGTTTTATTGTTGTGTAAACAATTTACAATGTTTTTAAAGATATGTAGTTTAAGCTACGTATGTTATCATATCATatgttaaatattaaaattttattaattatatgaaatatatatatatatatatattatttttaaaataattatttctattttttaacAAAGACGTAACAAAATGTAGAACAGCCAGGGggaatacatacatattttatttgtatgcTAACGAATTTCattaatttgttatataataaaaaaaaaaaaaaaaaaaaaaaaaaaaagttgtatataaaaattatgacctgaacatataatgttatttctttttcgttttttttttttttttttttttcatctttacCTGAACATGttcataaaatgaaatacatgttaactttattttattaatatgtaaaaataataatataaaaagaaaaagaagttTTCTAAGTTTATGAATATTGTCGGAATAAATTACATGTCTTGTTCATTTAGttttactattattttagtcaatattttttttttttcccttattTTGTATGTACACAATTTATCATGTTGTGttttgaataaaaaataaaataaaaaacagctaaaaatatcaaaatagaaaaatatataagaaaagtTATAACACCCTTTAgacaataaaataagaatatatatatatatatatatatatatagttatttatttatatttatatatttaaagctaaaaagtattaatactttacatattttaattggttttattattttttttttttctaatatattttgaatatatatatatatatatatatatatatatatatatatatagacatTTTTATACAGCCAAAAcgttcatataaaaaaaaaaaaaaaaaaaaaaatatgaacattcTATAGTTGgtaatctttttatttattattatttttttttataattcatgTGTTAATATAGAGAAAATAATTTCtataaattttgtttttataattgataaatatttatatttattattatttttttttttttttatgtgtttttcataaatattgcatagtttatttttttgagaaAGATTTAGtaacatatttaaatttttatatatttgattttaatatatataaaaaaataaataagacacacacaaaaaaaaaaaaaaaaaaaggaaaaaaatagaaaaacaTACAGTTTAAAGAATAGCAAACAATCacgtaattatatatatatatatatattttttatttttttgtgattTCACCAAATGAATAAGTTATTGCTTTTTTGTCTTTTCCTATACAGCGTCGTAGCTGTAAGACCCTACAAGGAACGTTATGGTAATGTTTCCAAGCATTTAGATAACGAGTTTAAGAAGAGGAACCCTGATGGAGGTAAACCATtcaatttaaaagaaaatattaattatgtaagaaaaaataattatgagtTGTACGTTGATGCCAATGGAGAATTAAAACAACAGAATTATAATGTGAATGAACCAAGAcaagttttaaaaaaaaatatggataaaTTTCGTTATTTAATAAACGATTTAGAAGTATTATTTGGTGTGTATGAATTAAATGCTAGAGATAAAGAAAAGGTATTAAGAGAgactttaaaaaaagaatcttTATGCTTTACTATTGCTGGATTAGTATCAAATAGTCTTAACCAAATAAATGTTGAGGATTCTCCAATATATGGATTATTGATACAAGGAGAAAGAGATAGAAATTATGAAGTAAATAATACActtgatatatatgtgatattaTCAAATATAAGTGTTCCTTTAGgtagtttttttttcccaGAAATGAAAAGAGCTCCATATCAACTACCATATTTAGTTGGTCATTATGATAGTAGAAGTggaattaaaaataagagTATATCTTATTTATGTCCATTACCTGAATTTTTAATAGATGTAATGAGAACAACTAAATATGgattaaaatttaattttaatggTACTGATCTGGATGTAAAGGAACTTTTCCCTGTGACTTTAACAAATACACTAGAAACAGCTAGTCTCTTACCTGTTCAAAAAGAAGATTCGTATAAGAATGAGCGTAACGTGTTATTAggtatattacaaaatatatcaaaagatATACCATATAGAAAGGTTGTAGATAGAGGAGTACAAGGTAATGGTATTATTAACCCTGAAGAAAGAATATTAGCAAGTAAATCCTTTTCTAGTTCTcgtgaaaatattaaaaattttgtatCGAATTCTGGTAAAAGTTCATTAGATACAAGTTCTATGGCTTTATACTTTTTAGCATTAAGTCAAAATTTATTTGAACGAACTAGAAATGCAGTACCATCTAGTAATAGATTAACTAATATAACTGTCACAAATGTTCAAACAAATAATGCTGGATATTTAACACACTATACTCTAAAATTAGGTTTAGAAAATTCAAGATCATTAACAGTAGAAGGTTTAGTTAAcgggaaaaatatatttgtacctAAAGGTATACAAAATATTGAAACCGTGGTATCATATGATGTACCATATACATGGGGTATTATGGTAAGTCCTCAAGAAGGATTTTCATATATCTTTGGAAACTTGGTTTTTGACATTGCAAAatctttttcttataatgTAAACAACTTATCCTCATTTGTAAGGAGTCCATAGataatacataaatttataagtggaagaataaataacatatgtAGGGAACAATATAATATGCTTTGAATATGATATGGATAAATACacacaatataataatgtgtatatatattagtatgatgattattcaaataaatattacgatgacttatatatatatttatatatattatgtataagttacattttatacataacattattatattattggaTTAATTTGTTAATCACTAATTTGATACTtacattattttgattttatcattatttatatattttatatatttattttattttattattttattttattattttattttatttttttttttttttttgtacatatttttaaactaTAAACGAATATTTATCAGTTATCCaacttttataaataatttttacccgtaatatatattatatgttagaCGACAAAATTTTAggagaaaaacaaaaatattacatctttatatatattatatatatatatatatatatatatatatatatatatatatatatatataatgtttatctttttatttatttttacaattcAACATTTATGGCTTGAGAAGTAATTGAAACAAGTCGTAtttctataaatatttgaatagtttcaaaaaaaaaaaaaaaaaaaaaaaaaaaattgtacggattcttttttttttttttttaaaaagatatattctttaattctaatattttaaatgcttcttgaataaatttaaaaagataggaaaaaaaaaaatttaaaacgATTTACACCATTTTGAGGAGAGCACTATATCGGTCCTTTTGTAAACGTATAAAAGAGAAAAGAAGCAAAAGGCTAAAATgattaagaaaataaatggaatgtataaaatgatatgtatataatatatattatatattttatgtatatacttttttttttttttttttttttttaatttaaaaataataatttgtatattttgtaagatacatttttttctaagaaataaaaaaattttaattataataaatgaataatactGAGTTCAAAATATACAATTGtgaatttataaaagaaaaaaaataaaattggcaatatatttttttttttttttttttttcatacttggtaaaaaaaaaaaagtaataaaagaaacgaatataaaatcaaacataaatttatatcagtataaaaaaaaaaaaaaaaaatacatatatattatataaatatatatatatatatatataatatatttatttatttaaaagggAATACAGATTTGCGTAAAATACTATTTCATATTTAAGGAATATAACATATTGAGTTattccatttttatattattatttaacaattatatattatatatatatatatacaatataataatttttagcAATGCAAAAAAATATGCAGGATAAcagtaataaaaatgaatttagTGATATGAAAGATAATAAGAATGACGGGAAAGTAAATGAAAACAGCGGAgaaaatatgtacatttttgATGAGCCTGATGATGAATTGGAAGAATTTGAAGAAATGGGTAATGTTAAAAATAGAtagaaaaatgtaaaaaaataaatatataccaactgatattattttatataaatatattcatttcatcaattatatttcttgtacatttttttgttatttcttttttttatatatataggaagTGTAGCTTTAAATGTAGACACAGACTTGGAAAATTGGGAAGAAGATTGGGGAGCAGCAGGTTTGTTTCAAattaatgttataaaatatatataatgtatatatatatatatatatatatatatatatatatatatt is a genomic window of Plasmodium falciparum 3D7 genome assembly, chromosome: 7 containing:
- a CDS encoding secreted ookinete protein, putative, whose translation is MNKLLLFCLFLYSVVAVRPYKERYGNVSKHLDNEFKKRNPDGGKPFNLKENINYVRKNNYELYVDANGELKQQNYNVNEPRQVLKKNMDKFRYLINDLEVLFGVYELNARDKEKVLRETLKKESLCFTIAGLVSNSLNQINVEDSPIYGLLIQGERDRNYEVNNTLDIYVILSNISVPLGSFFFPEMKRAPYQLPYLVGHYDSRSGIKNKSISYLCPLPEFLIDVMRTTKYGLKFNFNGTDLDVKELFPVTLTNTLETASLLPVQKEDSYKNERNVLLGILQNISKDIPYRKVVDRGVQGNGIINPEERILASKSFSSSRENIKNFVSNSGKSSLDTSSMALYFLALSQNLFERTRNAVPSSNRLTNITVTNVQTNNAGYLTHYTLKLGLENSRSLTVEGLVNGKNIFVPKGIQNIETVVSYDVPYTWGIMVSPQEGFSYIFGNLVFDIAKSFSYNVNNLSSFVRSP
- a CDS encoding 40S ribosomal protein S5, putative, which encodes METTTADIKLFKKWSYEEINIADLSLVDCIAVSQKACVYTPHTAGRYQKKRFRKALCPIVERLVNSMMMHGRNNGKKLKAIRIVAYAFEIIHLMTGENPLQVFVNAVQKGGPREDSTRIGSAGVVRRQAVDVSPLRRVNQAIYLICTGARNAAFRNIKSISECLAEEIINCANESSSSYAIKKKDEIERVAKANR